In Nostoc sp. GT001, a genomic segment contains:
- a CDS encoding amino acid ABC transporter ATP-binding protein: MNNVVIRTEFLCKSFGKLDVLKDISTEFYQGEVVAILGPSGSGKSTFLRCINLLEQPTRGRIYFHDQEITKPKANIAKVRQQLVMVFQHFNLFPHMNVLQNVTYAPIKVKGVNKQKAEEHGLELLAKVGLEEKVSVYPSKLSGGQKQRVAIARALAMEPQMILFDEPTSALDPEMVKDVLEVMKDLALSGMTMAIVTHEMGFAREVANRIMFLDQGSLAEDATPNEFFQNPQCDRAKQFLEKML, encoded by the coding sequence GTGAATAATGTAGTAATTCGCACAGAATTCTTATGTAAATCCTTTGGCAAACTTGACGTACTCAAAGATATTTCCACTGAGTTTTATCAGGGAGAAGTGGTTGCCATATTAGGCCCTTCTGGTTCAGGTAAGTCTACCTTTTTACGATGCATAAACTTGTTAGAACAACCTACCAGAGGCAGAATCTACTTTCACGACCAAGAAATTACTAAGCCTAAAGCAAACATTGCTAAGGTGCGTCAGCAATTAGTGATGGTATTTCAACATTTTAATTTGTTTCCTCACATGAATGTGCTGCAAAATGTCACCTACGCACCCATAAAGGTGAAAGGTGTTAACAAGCAAAAAGCAGAAGAACATGGCTTAGAATTGCTTGCTAAGGTAGGTTTAGAAGAAAAAGTATCTGTGTACCCATCGAAACTATCCGGGGGACAAAAACAGCGAGTAGCGATCGCGCGGGCATTAGCAATGGAACCTCAGATGATTTTGTTTGATGAACCTACCTCTGCACTAGATCCTGAAATGGTCAAAGATGTGCTGGAAGTGATGAAAGATTTAGCGCTATCAGGTATGACAATGGCGATCGTTACTCATGAAATGGGGTTTGCAAGAGAAGTTGCCAATCGAATTATGTTCCTCGACCAGGGAAGTTTAGCAGAAGACGCTACCCCTAACGAGTTTTTCCAAAATCCTCAGTGCGATCGCGCCAAGCAGTTCTTAGAAAAAATGCTTTAG
- a CDS encoding NAD(P)H-dependent oxidoreductase, giving the protein MQLNRLILPIQPRIMASPPKILAFAGSTRIDSYNKKLVKIAAAGAKAAGAEVTYIDLRDLPLPLYDEDLEAQKGLPANARTFKDLMISHQGLLIASPEYNSSLTAVLKNAIDWASRPAPNEAPLAAFAGKVASIMSASPGALGGLRGLVHLRSILGNIKVLVLPDQVAVSKAYEAFNADGTLKDPKQQESIEQLGDGLTKILQKLR; this is encoded by the coding sequence ATGCAGCTGAACAGGTTAATCCTTCCCATTCAACCTAGAATTATGGCATCTCCACCGAAAATCCTCGCCTTTGCTGGCAGCACCCGGATTGATTCTTACAACAAAAAATTGGTAAAAATCGCCGCAGCTGGCGCTAAGGCAGCTGGCGCAGAGGTGACTTATATAGACCTCCGCGATTTGCCTTTACCTCTATATGATGAAGACTTGGAAGCTCAAAAAGGACTACCTGCCAACGCCCGCACGTTTAAAGACTTGATGATTTCTCATCAAGGATTGCTGATTGCTTCGCCGGAATATAACAGTTCACTCACAGCAGTTTTGAAGAACGCCATTGACTGGGCATCCCGTCCAGCCCCAAACGAAGCACCATTGGCTGCTTTTGCAGGTAAGGTTGCTAGTATTATGAGCGCTTCCCCAGGCGCACTTGGTGGTTTGCGGGGGTTGGTTCACCTACGGTCTATTTTGGGAAACATAAAAGTTTTGGTACTTCCCGATCAAGTAGCAGTATCCAAAGCTTATGAAGCCTTTAATGCTGATGGCACGTTAAAAGATCCGAAACAGCAAGAATCTATTGAGCAATTAGGCGATGGCTTAACAAAGATATTGCAGAAGCTTAGGTAA
- the cas2 gene encoding CRISPR-associated endonuclease Cas2 gives MYIVVSYDIPEDKRRTKIHSILKSYGQWMQLSVFECDITPTQYAKLRSRLAKLIKPDTDSVRFYFLCGCCQRKVERIGGEQPRDETIFFAESPSS, from the coding sequence ATGTATATTGTTGTCAGCTACGACATTCCAGAAGATAAGCGTCGTACTAAAATCCATTCTATTCTCAAGTCTTATGGACAATGGATGCAACTTAGTGTGTTTGAGTGTGATATCACTCCCACTCAGTATGCTAAACTGCGATCGCGTTTAGCCAAATTGATTAAACCCGACACTGACAGCGTGCGCTTTTATTTTCTCTGTGGCTGTTGTCAGCGAAAAGTCGAACGTATTGGTGGAGAACAGCCACGGGACGAAACAATTTTCTTTGCTGAGTCCCCTTCTAGCTAG
- a CDS encoding NUDIX domain-containing protein has translation MANWSDSYLGKLRQVVGDRILLLFGTRVIIEDNLGRVLLQKRSDFKLWGLPGGCPEIGESAEECSAREVFEETGLTVKRFAAVGFSSNPAFEAVTYPNGDRVQNFILILRAVEWSGSLACLDGESLALEFFDLADLPTLMPNDRPVLEKFQEYKKSGEFLMF, from the coding sequence ATGGCGAATTGGTCAGATTCTTATCTCGGCAAGTTACGACAAGTTGTAGGCGATCGCATACTTCTATTATTTGGCACACGTGTGATTATTGAAGATAATTTAGGGCGTGTTTTATTGCAAAAGCGGAGTGATTTCAAACTTTGGGGGCTACCTGGCGGTTGTCCTGAAATAGGTGAATCTGCCGAAGAATGTTCAGCACGAGAGGTTTTTGAAGAAACTGGTTTAACGGTTAAGCGTTTTGCCGCTGTGGGGTTTTCTTCTAATCCAGCCTTTGAAGCTGTAACTTATCCTAACGGCGATCGCGTCCAAAATTTCATTTTAATTTTGCGAGCCGTTGAATGGTCAGGCAGTCTCGCTTGCTTAGATGGAGAATCGCTGGCGCTGGAATTTTTTGATTTGGCTGATTTACCTACATTAATGCCAAACGATCGCCCCGTTTTAGAAAAGTTTCAAGAATACAAAAAAAGCGGCGAATTCCTTATGTTCTAA